From Spirosoma aerolatum, one genomic window encodes:
- a CDS encoding Gfo/Idh/MocA family protein, translating to MTSRRTFLHTAGITGLATTIAPNALWAATRPAKDKLGVALVGLGYYSTDLLAPALQKTKNCYLAGIVTGTPEKAEKWKKQYNIPDKNIYSYQTFDQIANNPDIDVVYVVLPPSMHEEYVVRAAKAGKHVWCEKPMAVTAKECQNMIDACAKNKVSLAIGYRLHHEPNTQEWTKALRGGKIGNVLMVSCSAAYYDARTDHWKQKKEMGGGVMYDMGVYVVQGARLATGEEPIAVTAQQYTSRPNVYKNGLDETSMVQLVFPSGARAALQTSYGMNMNYLHVTGSKGTLYMEPYSGYNGQKGVWSNGGRIEHPYEVPMQQAMQMDDDAAAILAKKPLLVPGEEGLRDIRVVEAIYAAAKSGKEVKLG from the coding sequence ATGACTTCACGCAGAACCTTTCTTCATACTGCTGGCATTACAGGCCTGGCTACCACGATCGCTCCCAATGCTCTTTGGGCGGCTACCCGACCTGCCAAAGATAAGCTGGGGGTTGCTCTGGTTGGCTTAGGATACTATAGCACCGACCTGCTGGCCCCGGCCCTCCAGAAAACAAAGAATTGCTACCTGGCTGGTATCGTGACAGGTACGCCCGAAAAGGCGGAGAAGTGGAAGAAGCAATACAACATTCCAGATAAGAATATTTATTCGTACCAGACCTTCGATCAGATTGCCAACAATCCTGACATCGATGTCGTGTATGTGGTGTTGCCCCCGTCGATGCATGAGGAATATGTGGTTCGGGCTGCCAAAGCGGGTAAGCATGTATGGTGCGAAAAACCAATGGCAGTTACGGCAAAGGAGTGTCAGAATATGATCGACGCCTGTGCAAAAAATAAGGTTTCGCTGGCTATAGGCTACCGACTGCATCATGAACCCAACACGCAGGAGTGGACGAAGGCGCTGCGGGGAGGGAAAATTGGTAATGTGCTGATGGTGAGTTGCTCGGCGGCTTATTATGATGCGCGTACCGATCACTGGAAGCAGAAAAAAGAAATGGGCGGTGGGGTTATGTACGACATGGGTGTATATGTGGTGCAGGGCGCTCGACTGGCTACGGGAGAAGAACCGATTGCGGTAACAGCCCAGCAGTATACTTCCCGGCCAAACGTCTACAAGAATGGCCTCGACGAAACCTCAATGGTCCAGCTCGTTTTCCCGAGTGGCGCACGTGCTGCTCTACAAACCAGTTACGGCATGAATATGAATTACCTGCATGTGACGGGATCGAAAGGAACACTCTATATGGAACCGTATTCGGGTTATAATGGCCAGAAAGGTGTCTGGAGCAATGGAGGTCGCATAGAACACCCCTACGAAGTACCTATGCAACAGGCCATGCAAATGGACGACGATGCGGCCGCCATCCTGGCAAAAAAGCCGCTGCTGGTACCGGGCGAAGAGGGGCTTCGTGATATACGGGTTGTTGAAGCGATCTATGCCGCAGCGAAGTCAGGGAAAGAGGTGAAGCTAGGCTAA
- a CDS encoding D-sedoheptulose-7-phosphate isomerase gives MNQTYFKNYLEQQKAAYDAIPIDRVEHFINLIKKCWEDDRQLFAFGNGGSASNVSHFITDLGKSASDRMGKRFRCMSLNESISWITALGNDYAYEDVYMRQLENYARPGDLVLTLSVSGNSPNVVKAVEWANAHGLTTMALVGGKGGKLAELAHESITVQDRHYGRVEDAQMTICHMLCYGFIDS, from the coding sequence ATGAACCAGACGTATTTTAAAAATTACCTTGAGCAGCAAAAAGCCGCTTACGATGCTATCCCCATCGATCGGGTCGAACATTTTATTAATCTGATCAAAAAATGCTGGGAAGACGACCGGCAGTTATTTGCATTCGGCAATGGAGGAAGCGCGTCCAACGTGTCGCATTTTATCACAGACCTCGGTAAAAGTGCTTCCGATCGGATGGGAAAGCGATTCCGCTGCATGTCGCTCAACGAAAGCATTTCCTGGATCACCGCCCTTGGCAACGATTATGCGTATGAGGACGTATATATGCGCCAATTAGAGAATTACGCCCGTCCCGGCGATTTGGTTCTAACCTTAAGCGTTAGCGGTAATTCACCCAACGTAGTTAAAGCGGTAGAGTGGGCCAATGCACATGGGCTGACTACGATGGCCCTGGTGGGCGGTAAAGGCGGCAAACTGGCCGAGCTGGCCCATGAATCGATTACGGTTCAGGATCGTCACTATGGTCGGGTCGAAGATGCCCAAATGACGATCTGCCATATGCTGTGCTATGGATTCATCGATAGCTAG
- a CDS encoding ROK family protein has translation MRLGIEIGGTKLQLFTSDEPGQITQRFRLAIDPAKGAEGILAQIASTIDQISTPIQSIGVGFGGPVDWQTGRIATSHQIGGWSGFNLGEWLQQQVPGAQVRIENDANVAALGEALRGVATGFRNVFYVTLGSGVGGGMVVDRQLYHGALPGEAEIGHLWLVPPSESSEGQTIEQTVSGWAVDQQIRSLLPQLPDDSYLKQAVQQAHEGGTTGKEARFLHPAYEASDPVAKMLIEQIGSVLALGLSHVTHLFHPDAIVLGGGLSLIGEPLRAAVRQALPRFVMKAFHPAPIVLLAKLGEDAVPIGALELMGDE, from the coding sequence ATGAGACTTGGTATTGAAATAGGCGGAACAAAATTGCAGTTGTTTACAAGCGATGAGCCTGGCCAGATAACGCAACGCTTCCGATTAGCCATCGATCCTGCCAAAGGGGCCGAAGGAATTCTGGCACAAATTGCCTCAACGATCGATCAGATCAGTACACCGATACAATCGATTGGGGTTGGCTTCGGTGGTCCGGTCGACTGGCAAACGGGTCGAATTGCAACCTCCCATCAAATTGGGGGCTGGTCGGGCTTTAACCTGGGCGAATGGCTCCAGCAGCAGGTTCCCGGCGCTCAGGTACGGATCGAAAACGATGCCAATGTAGCCGCCCTGGGCGAAGCGCTTCGTGGCGTAGCTACCGGATTTCGGAACGTCTTTTATGTGACCCTGGGCAGTGGTGTCGGCGGTGGCATGGTCGTTGATCGACAATTGTATCATGGGGCTCTGCCCGGCGAAGCTGAAATCGGCCATTTATGGCTTGTGCCGCCCAGCGAGTCGAGCGAAGGACAAACCATTGAACAAACGGTTTCGGGCTGGGCAGTCGATCAACAGATTCGGTCGTTACTCCCACAGCTACCCGATGATTCCTATTTGAAGCAGGCCGTACAGCAGGCGCATGAAGGCGGAACGACTGGCAAAGAAGCCCGTTTTCTACATCCTGCCTATGAGGCCAGCGACCCGGTAGCCAAAATGCTGATTGAACAGATCGGCTCGGTACTGGCGCTTGGTCTATCGCACGTTACCCATTTGTTTCATCCCGATGCCATTGTACTAGGCGGAGGTCTTTCGCTCATTGGTGAACCGTTACGGGCGGCTGTTCGGCAGGCCCTTCCCCGATTTGTCATGAAAGCCTTCCATCCCGCCCCCATCGTTTTACTCGCTAAACTCGGCGAAGATGCCGTACCCATCGGTGCCTTAGAATTAATGGGTGATGAGTAA
- a CDS encoding BamA/TamA family outer membrane protein: MSLLFFMLARPGRSGTLLSGRSRTSQSIMVADTAKETHRFHFIPLPVIFYTPETHIAYGALGVFLFRTDSTARTSNLDFAVIHTQNAQTVVEPTYTIFTRHEKYLIRGFFLYADFPELYYGIGPGTTDNQEELISYKSLRAYNRFLRKVKPGWFVGIQQQYFKTFDVSRSSDRQVPAQTLIGGLGSVVNGVGVASIVDTRDNIYSPVRGWYADVSFMDYEKWMGTEFDFTNYLFDIRHYHSLSPKTVLAGQFYLNLNVGEVPFKQAATLGGSSLLRGYYNGRYRDNNAVIFQAELRQRLIGRFGGVVFASVGDVAHKPNEFAISDLKPTGGAGLRFMISRKEHVNVRFDAAVGNHTHGFYVNISEAF, translated from the coding sequence ATGAGCCTGCTGTTTTTTATGCTCGCCCGTCCTGGCCGTTCTGGGACGCTTCTTTCTGGCCGGAGCCGAACCAGCCAATCCATAATGGTGGCAGATACAGCCAAAGAAACGCACCGGTTTCATTTTATTCCACTCCCTGTTATATTCTATACTCCCGAAACGCACATTGCATACGGAGCATTGGGCGTTTTCCTGTTCCGGACTGATAGCACAGCCCGTACGTCGAATCTGGATTTTGCGGTTATTCACACCCAGAATGCTCAGACCGTTGTTGAGCCGACGTACACGATTTTTACCCGTCATGAAAAATACCTGATTCGGGGCTTTTTTCTGTATGCCGACTTCCCCGAGCTGTACTACGGCATAGGGCCGGGGACGACCGACAATCAGGAAGAATTGATTTCCTACAAAAGTTTACGGGCCTATAACCGATTTCTGCGGAAAGTAAAACCTGGCTGGTTTGTGGGTATTCAGCAGCAGTATTTTAAAACGTTCGATGTCAGTCGGTCGTCGGATCGGCAAGTACCTGCTCAAACGCTTATAGGCGGATTGGGTAGCGTGGTAAATGGGGTAGGCGTGGCGAGTATTGTGGATACCCGCGACAATATTTACTCGCCCGTTCGGGGTTGGTATGCCGATGTGTCATTTATGGACTATGAAAAATGGATGGGTACCGAGTTTGATTTTACCAACTACCTATTCGACATCCGGCATTATCATTCATTGTCGCCCAAAACGGTTCTGGCGGGGCAGTTTTATTTAAATCTGAACGTAGGCGAAGTCCCTTTTAAGCAGGCAGCTACCCTAGGCGGATCGTCGTTACTGCGGGGCTATTACAATGGTCGTTACCGGGACAATAATGCCGTCATTTTTCAGGCCGAGTTACGCCAGCGGCTCATTGGGCGGTTCGGTGGGGTTGTGTTTGCATCCGTTGGCGATGTGGCGCATAAACCAAACGAATTTGCCATCAGTGACCTAAAACCGACGGGAGGAGCTGGCTTACGTTTTATGATCAGCCGGAAAGAACACGTTAATGTTCGGTTCGATGCTGCCGTGGGCAATCACACCCACGGCTTTTACGTCAATATTTCCGAAGCGTTTTAA
- a CDS encoding amidohydrolase family protein produces the protein MIARIRFCLVGFFISLSSFGQSVSDYFEKIRNNDALLTAFFAQMPKGGDLHHHYSGSIYTETYIDYVVNNNYFLNRKTLKVSDKKPQGDDWVDFATLKQEGTFSDYKQKLFQKWSVKDYNHVDYPSDKLFFETFAGFGVASRAELDKGLLEIKNRAKKENVSYIETLFVYAPCPKELTELADFTTKLRDGQTQKDTAACLQLLDSLYAAIQTKNVRECATTFIHETLNRLHTSLKIDDGQFTMRYQSYVVRTVEPVELFKNMIVAFEAAASSPLVVGVNIAAPEDNEVAMRDYWLHMLMFRYCHTKYPAVKYTLHAGELALGMVKPEDLTWHIHSAVYLAGANRIGHGVDIPYETDCYELLRYMSRKKIAVEINLFSNEFILKVKDDRHPISLYQTFNVPIVISSDDAGVLRTNLTDQYVLLAKRYKQISYQDIKQYVFNSIDYSFIEEEALKKSLLNDLKQRFIKFERSVPGVRH, from the coding sequence ATGATCGCGCGAATACGCTTTTGTTTAGTTGGCTTTTTTATATCACTATCCTCTTTTGGTCAGTCGGTAAGCGATTATTTTGAGAAAATTCGGAATAACGATGCGCTCCTGACGGCTTTTTTTGCCCAAATGCCTAAAGGCGGTGATTTACATCACCATTACAGTGGCTCTATTTATACCGAAACTTACATCGATTATGTTGTCAACAATAATTATTTTCTTAATCGAAAAACACTGAAAGTTTCAGATAAAAAACCACAGGGCGATGATTGGGTCGACTTCGCAACGCTGAAACAGGAGGGGACATTTTCAGACTATAAACAGAAGCTTTTCCAAAAGTGGTCGGTTAAAGATTATAACCACGTTGACTACCCATCCGATAAATTATTTTTTGAGACGTTCGCTGGTTTTGGCGTTGCCAGCCGGGCAGAGCTAGACAAAGGATTACTGGAAATTAAAAACCGCGCTAAAAAAGAAAATGTCAGCTATATCGAGACGTTGTTTGTTTATGCGCCCTGCCCCAAAGAATTAACCGAGCTAGCCGATTTTACGACGAAACTGAGAGACGGGCAGACGCAAAAAGATACAGCCGCCTGTCTACAATTACTGGATTCGCTGTATGCGGCCATCCAGACAAAAAATGTGCGGGAATGTGCCACTACATTTATCCATGAGACGCTTAACCGCCTGCATACCAGCCTGAAGATCGACGACGGGCAGTTTACGATGCGTTACCAAAGCTATGTAGTCCGCACGGTAGAGCCGGTCGAATTGTTCAAAAATATGATCGTAGCTTTTGAAGCAGCCGCCAGTAGTCCGTTGGTGGTGGGCGTCAATATTGCTGCCCCTGAAGATAACGAAGTGGCCATGAGAGATTACTGGCTCCACATGCTGATGTTCAGGTACTGCCACACAAAATACCCTGCCGTTAAATACACCTTACATGCGGGCGAACTAGCTCTGGGTATGGTCAAACCCGAAGACCTGACCTGGCATATTCATTCGGCCGTTTACTTAGCCGGCGCCAATCGAATCGGACATGGCGTCGACATACCCTATGAAACCGATTGCTATGAGCTGTTACGGTATATGAGCCGGAAAAAAATAGCCGTCGAAATTAATCTATTCAGCAATGAATTTATCCTGAAAGTGAAAGATGACAGGCATCCGATCAGTCTGTATCAAACGTTTAATGTACCGATTGTTATTTCATCAGATGATGCAGGAGTTCTGCGAACGAATCTGACGGACCAATATGTACTATTGGCAAAACGCTACAAACAAATCTCGTATCAGGACATAAAACAATACGTTTTCAATAGCATCGACTACAGTTTTATTGAGGAAGAGGCATTAAAAAAATCGCTGCTGAATGATCTGAAGCAGCGATTTATAAAGTTTGAACGATCAGTTCCCGGTGTTCGCCACTGA
- a CDS encoding phosphatase PAP2-related protein → MSIFTPNSVGDIAWSIAWQSSVFRRKFAIGVISLLALLATFPYFFATIEQHTGPVLNDWLLSRIPPVDVSLIIFLVIWATALLLLVRVRHSPALFMMFVYSYVIVSLSRMISINVMPLNPPIGLIPMVDPITNAFYGKVYITKDLFYSGHTSTIFLMFLCFRRRGDRVIALIGSLIVGALLLVQHVHYTIDVLCAFAFTYPLYRLGTWLALSGWNDAGKSVANTGN, encoded by the coding sequence ATGTCCATTTTCACACCGAATTCTGTTGGCGATATTGCCTGGTCAATCGCCTGGCAGTCATCCGTATTTCGCCGAAAGTTTGCGATTGGCGTTATTAGCTTACTCGCCTTGTTAGCCACATTTCCCTACTTTTTTGCGACGATCGAACAACACACTGGCCCCGTTCTGAACGACTGGCTACTGAGTCGTATTCCGCCAGTCGATGTATCGCTCATCATTTTTCTGGTAATCTGGGCAACAGCCTTATTATTGCTCGTCCGCGTCCGACACAGTCCAGCTCTGTTCATGATGTTCGTGTACAGTTACGTAATCGTCAGTTTATCCCGCATGATCAGCATTAATGTGATGCCACTCAATCCGCCGATTGGCCTGATTCCCATGGTCGATCCGATTACTAATGCGTTTTACGGGAAAGTCTACATCACCAAAGACCTGTTTTATTCCGGCCATACGTCAACCATCTTTCTGATGTTTCTATGTTTCCGTCGGCGGGGGGATCGGGTTATTGCCTTGATTGGTTCGTTGATTGTTGGGGCCTTATTGCTGGTACAACATGTTCATTACACCATCGACGTGTTATGTGCGTTTGCGTTTACATATCCGCTGTATCGACTGGGAACATGGCTGGCCTTAAGCGGCTGGAATGATGCGGGCAAATCAGTGGCGAACACCGGGAACTGA
- a CDS encoding universal stress protein, with the protein MKTILVPTDLSPITIYALDVAADIARTYDSEIILLHTVLYGVPSLGIADSVTGLSLDMGPLYADAWKEAEKALHELVANPAYADVTIKPVLGSNIEGLINAINAQQADLIVLASKGASGLLEWIEGSHAEFITRFATCPVLVVKEPVGRFSPQEIVFGIDLDEELKKPHLFPFRLDDQFCRQYVYVVTPTDNRQPEGIREWVGDFTAANDIDHYNLKIIHDHTVPDGILDYAHSIHADLIVLYTHGYTGLRHWIQGSVAEDVLNHADIPVLIMRA; encoded by the coding sequence ATGAAAACTATTCTGGTACCCACCGACCTAAGCCCTATCACAATCTATGCCCTCGATGTAGCGGCTGATATAGCCCGCACCTACGATTCTGAAATCATTCTTCTCCATACCGTATTGTATGGCGTTCCCTCTTTAGGAATAGCCGATAGCGTTACGGGCCTTTCCCTGGATATGGGGCCTCTCTATGCAGATGCCTGGAAAGAAGCCGAAAAAGCCCTTCATGAATTGGTAGCCAACCCGGCCTATGCCGATGTGACCATCAAACCCGTACTAGGCAGCAACATAGAAGGGCTCATAAACGCCATTAATGCGCAACAGGCCGATCTGATTGTGCTGGCATCAAAAGGGGCATCTGGTTTACTGGAATGGATTGAAGGTTCGCATGCTGAATTCATTACCCGTTTCGCTACCTGCCCGGTACTGGTTGTTAAGGAGCCTGTAGGCCGGTTCAGCCCTCAGGAGATTGTGTTTGGCATCGATCTGGATGAGGAATTAAAAAAGCCACATTTATTCCCGTTTAGGCTCGATGATCAGTTTTGCCGACAATATGTGTATGTAGTTACCCCTACCGACAATCGCCAGCCTGAAGGGATTCGGGAGTGGGTAGGCGACTTTACTGCAGCAAACGACATTGACCACTATAATCTTAAAATTATTCACGACCACACCGTACCCGATGGCATTCTGGATTATGCCCATTCCATTCACGCCGACCTTATCGTGCTATATACACATGGGTACACGGGTCTGCGGCACTGGATACAGGGTAGCGTGGCCGAAGACGTTTTAAACCATGCCGATATACCAGTCCTGATTATGCGGGCTTAG
- a CDS encoding carbon-nitrogen hydrolase: MSKKVNIGLVQMSCSADVEANIQKAIDHIREAAQKGAQIVCLQELFTSLYFCDVEDHHNFSLAEAIPGPTTERLGKVAGELGVVIIASLFEKRAQGLYHNTTAVLDADGSYLGKYRKMHIPDDPGYYEKFYFTPGDLGYKVFDTKFARIGVLICWDQWYPEAARITSLMGAEILFYPTAIGWDTNEPDPKQNEEQYNAWQTIQRSHAIANGVHVVSVNRVGREADQQFWGGSFVANPFGSLLYLAPHDQELVHVQTVDLELSEKYRTTWPYFRDRRIDSYQPITKRYID; the protein is encoded by the coding sequence ATGTCTAAAAAAGTCAATATCGGTTTGGTGCAGATGAGTTGCTCGGCGGATGTCGAAGCCAATATTCAGAAAGCCATCGACCACATTCGGGAAGCCGCCCAAAAAGGGGCCCAGATCGTTTGCTTACAGGAATTATTCACCTCGCTTTACTTCTGCGATGTCGAAGATCACCATAATTTCAGTTTGGCCGAAGCCATTCCCGGTCCCACCACTGAGCGGCTGGGCAAAGTAGCTGGCGAATTGGGTGTGGTCATTATTGCTTCGCTGTTCGAAAAGCGGGCGCAGGGTTTATATCATAATACAACGGCCGTGCTGGATGCCGATGGGTCGTATCTGGGTAAATACCGAAAGATGCACATTCCTGATGATCCGGGCTATTACGAAAAATTCTACTTCACACCCGGTGATCTGGGTTATAAAGTATTCGATACTAAATTTGCTCGCATCGGCGTATTGATTTGCTGGGATCAGTGGTATCCCGAAGCAGCTCGTATTACCTCGCTGATGGGTGCCGAAATTCTATTCTATCCAACGGCTATTGGCTGGGATACGAACGAGCCGGACCCCAAACAGAACGAAGAGCAATATAACGCCTGGCAAACGATCCAGCGTAGCCATGCCATTGCCAATGGGGTCCATGTCGTGTCGGTGAACCGCGTAGGTCGTGAAGCCGATCAGCAATTCTGGGGTGGGTCGTTTGTTGCCAATCCATTCGGTTCGTTATTATATCTGGCCCCGCACGACCAGGAACTGGTTCATGTGCAAACCGTCGACCTCGAATTGTCCGAAAAATACCGCACCACCTGGCCTTACTTCCGCGACCGACGCATCGACTCCTACCAACCCATCACAAAACGCTACATTGATTAA